A window of Ipomoea triloba cultivar NCNSP0323 chromosome 2, ASM357664v1 contains these coding sequences:
- the LOC116009783 gene encoding protein NRT1/ PTR FAMILY 4.6-like isoform X1, with translation MPPACLPSLTRKLLIKDTGPYLQEWEGYVDWRNRPALKGRHGGVLAVSFVLVVEIVENLAYLANASNLVLYLSKFMHFSPSSSANIVTNFMGTSFFLALLGGFLSDAIFTTYSIFLISATIEFLGLLMLTVQAQIPSLKPSVCSSPNRNTPCHEVKGSKAAMLFAGLYLVALGVGGIKGSLPPHGAEQFDEQTPRGRKQRSTFFNYYVFCLSCGALIAVTFVVWIEDNKGWQWGFGIATIMILASIVVFLLGSATYRNKVPTGSPITTIFKVLAAALCNSFLRKNPRNAIASMSGTETSDEEGRSKAKAEIQNATEDHGFLNKAAIEKPEFPSLYCTVKEVEEVKIVLRILPIFMSTIMLNCCLAQLSTFSVQQAATMNTKIGSLRIPPASLPVFPVLFVMVLALVYNHIIIPFARKITKSEMGITHLQRIGTGLVLSIVAMAIAALVESKRKRVAMQTGLVNSKEPLPITFLWVALQYLFLGSADLFSLAGLMEFFFTEAPFSMRSLATALSWASLAMGYFLSSVLVSIVNRITGTFRHTPWLYGNNLNHYHLERFYWLMCILSGLNFLHYLFWAYRYKYRSSKHEEDTNSNNNMS, from the exons ATGCCACCAGCATGCCTTCCTTCCTTAACTAGAAAACTTTTGATCAAG GACACGGGACCCTATTTACAAGAATGGGAAGGGTATGTAGACTGGAGAAATAGACCAGCCTTGAAGGGCCGCCATGGTGGTGTTCTTGCTGTATCTTTTGTCTTGG TTGTAGAGATAGTGGAGAACCTAGCATACCTGGCGAATGCAAGCAACCTAGTGCTTTACCTGTCAAAATTCATGCATTTCTCTCCATCTAGTTCAGCCAACATTGTCACCAACTTCATGGGCACATCATTCTTCCTTGCTCTCCTTGGTGGGTTTTTGTCTGATGCCATCTTCACCACCTACTCCATCTTTCTAATAAGTGCAACAATTGAATTTTTG GGTCTGTTGATGCTCACAGTTCAAGCACAGATACCTTCTCTGAAACCATCAGTTTGTTCATCACCTAACAGAAACACCCCTTGTCATGAAGTCAAAGGTTCGAAGGCAGCAATGTTATTTGCTGGCCTCTATCTGGTGGCACTTGGTGTTGGAGGAATCAAAGGTTCACTTCCTCCACATGGAGCTGAACAATTTGATGAGCAAACCCCACGGGGAAGGAAGCAGAGATCAACCTTTTTTAATTACTATGTGTTCTGCCTTTCTTGTGGAGCACTAATTGCAGTTACATTTGTGGTGTGGATTGAAGACAATAAAGGCTGGCAATGGGGGTTTGGTATTGCCACTATAATGATATTAGCCTCCATTGTAGTTTTTCTCCTAGGCTCTGCAACTTACAGGAACAAAGTCCCTACAGGAAGCCCCATTACAACCATCTTCAAG gTCCTGGCTGCAGCACTGTGCAATTCTTTTCTTCGTAAGAATCCTAGAAATGCTATTGCTAGCATGAGTGGAACTGAGACTAGTGATGAAGAAGGGCGCTCTAAAGCAAAGGCAGAAATTCAGAATGCAACGGAGGATCATGGATTCCTTAACAAAGCAGCAATCGAGAAGCCAGAGTTCCCATCACTATATTGTACTGTCAAAGAAGTAGAAGAAGTTAAGATAGTCCTCAGAATACTGCCCATATTCATGTCTACTATTATGCTGAACTGCTGCCTAGCTCAGCTGTCCACATTTTCAGTCCAGCAAGCAGCCACCATGAACACAAAGATTGGCTCTTTAAGGATTCCACCAGCTTCTCTTCCAGTGTTTCCAGTTCTCTTTGTCATGGTACTAGCACTAGTGTACAACCATATAATCATCCCATTTGCTAGGAAGATCACCAAGAGTGAAATGGGCATAACTCATTTACAAAGAATTGGTACTGGTCTAGTCCTCTCTATCGTGGCCATGGCCATTGCAGCTCTTGTGGAGTCAAAGAGGAAAAGAGTGGCAATGCAAACTGGACTGGTGAATTCTAAAGAACCTCTTCCGATCACATTCCTCTGGGTGGCTTTGCAGTATTTATTCCTAGGCTCAGCTGATCTCTTCAGCCTCGCTGGACTGATGGAATTCTTCTTTACAGAGGCACCATTTAGCATGCGATCACTGGCAACAGCTCTCTCCTGGGCCTCACTAGCCATGGGTTACTTTCTCAGCTCAGTGCTTGTATCAATTGTCAACCGCATAACTGGGACCTTTCGGCACACACCCTGGCTATACGGCAACAACTTAAATCATTATCATCTGGAAAGATTTTACTGGTTGATGTGCATACTGAGTGGATTGAATTTCTTACACTATCTCTTTTGGGCCTACCGCTACAAGTACAGATCATCCAAGCATGAAGAAGACACAAATTCAAACAATAACATGTCATAA
- the LOC116009783 gene encoding protein NRT1/ PTR FAMILY 4.6-like isoform X2 translates to MDTGPYLQEWEGYVDWRNRPALKGRHGGVLAVSFVLVVEIVENLAYLANASNLVLYLSKFMHFSPSSSANIVTNFMGTSFFLALLGGFLSDAIFTTYSIFLISATIEFLGLLMLTVQAQIPSLKPSVCSSPNRNTPCHEVKGSKAAMLFAGLYLVALGVGGIKGSLPPHGAEQFDEQTPRGRKQRSTFFNYYVFCLSCGALIAVTFVVWIEDNKGWQWGFGIATIMILASIVVFLLGSATYRNKVPTGSPITTIFKVLAAALCNSFLRKNPRNAIASMSGTETSDEEGRSKAKAEIQNATEDHGFLNKAAIEKPEFPSLYCTVKEVEEVKIVLRILPIFMSTIMLNCCLAQLSTFSVQQAATMNTKIGSLRIPPASLPVFPVLFVMVLALVYNHIIIPFARKITKSEMGITHLQRIGTGLVLSIVAMAIAALVESKRKRVAMQTGLVNSKEPLPITFLWVALQYLFLGSADLFSLAGLMEFFFTEAPFSMRSLATALSWASLAMGYFLSSVLVSIVNRITGTFRHTPWLYGNNLNHYHLERFYWLMCILSGLNFLHYLFWAYRYKYRSSKHEEDTNSNNNMS, encoded by the exons ATG GACACGGGACCCTATTTACAAGAATGGGAAGGGTATGTAGACTGGAGAAATAGACCAGCCTTGAAGGGCCGCCATGGTGGTGTTCTTGCTGTATCTTTTGTCTTGG TTGTAGAGATAGTGGAGAACCTAGCATACCTGGCGAATGCAAGCAACCTAGTGCTTTACCTGTCAAAATTCATGCATTTCTCTCCATCTAGTTCAGCCAACATTGTCACCAACTTCATGGGCACATCATTCTTCCTTGCTCTCCTTGGTGGGTTTTTGTCTGATGCCATCTTCACCACCTACTCCATCTTTCTAATAAGTGCAACAATTGAATTTTTG GGTCTGTTGATGCTCACAGTTCAAGCACAGATACCTTCTCTGAAACCATCAGTTTGTTCATCACCTAACAGAAACACCCCTTGTCATGAAGTCAAAGGTTCGAAGGCAGCAATGTTATTTGCTGGCCTCTATCTGGTGGCACTTGGTGTTGGAGGAATCAAAGGTTCACTTCCTCCACATGGAGCTGAACAATTTGATGAGCAAACCCCACGGGGAAGGAAGCAGAGATCAACCTTTTTTAATTACTATGTGTTCTGCCTTTCTTGTGGAGCACTAATTGCAGTTACATTTGTGGTGTGGATTGAAGACAATAAAGGCTGGCAATGGGGGTTTGGTATTGCCACTATAATGATATTAGCCTCCATTGTAGTTTTTCTCCTAGGCTCTGCAACTTACAGGAACAAAGTCCCTACAGGAAGCCCCATTACAACCATCTTCAAG gTCCTGGCTGCAGCACTGTGCAATTCTTTTCTTCGTAAGAATCCTAGAAATGCTATTGCTAGCATGAGTGGAACTGAGACTAGTGATGAAGAAGGGCGCTCTAAAGCAAAGGCAGAAATTCAGAATGCAACGGAGGATCATGGATTCCTTAACAAAGCAGCAATCGAGAAGCCAGAGTTCCCATCACTATATTGTACTGTCAAAGAAGTAGAAGAAGTTAAGATAGTCCTCAGAATACTGCCCATATTCATGTCTACTATTATGCTGAACTGCTGCCTAGCTCAGCTGTCCACATTTTCAGTCCAGCAAGCAGCCACCATGAACACAAAGATTGGCTCTTTAAGGATTCCACCAGCTTCTCTTCCAGTGTTTCCAGTTCTCTTTGTCATGGTACTAGCACTAGTGTACAACCATATAATCATCCCATTTGCTAGGAAGATCACCAAGAGTGAAATGGGCATAACTCATTTACAAAGAATTGGTACTGGTCTAGTCCTCTCTATCGTGGCCATGGCCATTGCAGCTCTTGTGGAGTCAAAGAGGAAAAGAGTGGCAATGCAAACTGGACTGGTGAATTCTAAAGAACCTCTTCCGATCACATTCCTCTGGGTGGCTTTGCAGTATTTATTCCTAGGCTCAGCTGATCTCTTCAGCCTCGCTGGACTGATGGAATTCTTCTTTACAGAGGCACCATTTAGCATGCGATCACTGGCAACAGCTCTCTCCTGGGCCTCACTAGCCATGGGTTACTTTCTCAGCTCAGTGCTTGTATCAATTGTCAACCGCATAACTGGGACCTTTCGGCACACACCCTGGCTATACGGCAACAACTTAAATCATTATCATCTGGAAAGATTTTACTGGTTGATGTGCATACTGAGTGGATTGAATTTCTTACACTATCTCTTTTGGGCCTACCGCTACAAGTACAGATCATCCAAGCATGAAGAAGACACAAATTCAAACAATAACATGTCATAA
- the LOC116007754 gene encoding dehydrodolichyl diphosphate synthase 6-like has translation MVSESGKQTNQLLENMCCFLRKCIFSVLSVGPIPSHIAFIMDGNRRYAKKQTLEEGNGHRAGFSALMNMLKYCFELGVKYITIYAFSIDNFKRRPEEVGSLMHLMQEKIEEMIKEQSIVNRYGIRVYFQGNLKLLSDPVRSAAERAMAATASNSNATLSICVAYTSTDEIVHAVEQSCEEKWKEISKKNQNSAQNDITERLNGNDKIENLIGSTDIDRHMYMAVVPNPDIIIRTSGETRLSNFLLWQSAKCLLYSPTALWPEIGFRHLVWAILDFQRNYSYLEGKEKET, from the coding sequence ATGGTGAGCGAGAGTGGTAAACAAACAAACCAACTGCTAGAAAATATGTGTTGTTTCCTCCGAAAGTGCATTTTTTCAGTACTTTCTGTTGGTCCTATTCCTagccatattgcatttataatGGATGGAAATCGAAGATATGCTAAGAAGCAGACTTTGGAAGAGGGGAATGGGCATAGGGCTGGCTTTTCTGCTCTTATGAATATGCTAAAATATTGTTTTGAGCTCGGTGTGAAGTACATAACTATTTATGCCTTTAGTATTGATAACTTCAAAAGGCGCCCTGAAGAAGTTGGATCCCTTATGCACTTGATGCAGGAAAAGATTGAAGAGATGATTAAAGAGCAAAGCATAGTGAACCGCTATGGAATCCGAGTTTATTTTCAGGGGAACCTAAAACTTTTAAGTGACCCTGTTAGGTCAGCAGCAGAGAGGGCTATGGCAGCAACCGCTAGTAACTCAAATGCCACTCTATCAATCTGTGTTGCCTACACATCAACAGATGAGATTGTACATGCTGTTGAGCAATCATGTgaagaaaaatggaaggaaatcagcaaaaaaaatcaaaattctgCTCAAAATGATATAACGGAACGTTTGAATGGAAATGATAAGATTGAGAATCTTATTGGCTCAACAGATATTGATAGACATATGTATATGGCTGTTGTTCCCAATCCTGATATCATAATACGTACCTCTGGAGAAACTCGGTTAAGCAATTTCCTACTATGGCAGAGTGCAAAGTGTCTTCTTTACTCTCCCACCGCCCTTTGGCCAGAAATCGGTTTCAGGCATTTGGTTTGGGCAATTTTGGATTTCCAAAGGAACTACTCCTACCTTGAGGGAAAAGAGAAGGAAACTTAA
- the LOC116010470 gene encoding glutathione S-transferase zeta class-like codes for MAETGGGRESTKLQLYSDWHSTCSCRVRIALNLKGLDYEYKAVNLIKGEQFSPELLKLNPMGYVPVLVDGDIVISDSFAILMYLEEKYPQNPLLPKDPKLKAINFQAANIVSANIQPLQNTAILKYIEDKVGPNEKVPWGQTHIKKGFAALEKLLKSYAGKYAIGDEIYLADLFLVPQIHAAINIFNVDMNEYPLLSRIYEACKEVPAIQNAMPEKQPDTPAEARA; via the exons ATG GCGGAGACAGGCGGCGGAAGAGAGTCAACCAAGCTTCAACTCTACTCCGACTGGCATAGCACTTGCTCTTGCCGCGTTAGGATTGCTCTCAATCTCAAAG GACTGGATTACGAGTACAAAGCGGTTAACCTGATCAAAGGCGAACAATTCAGCCCTG AACTTTTGAAGCTCAATCCGATGGGGTATGTGCCGGTATTGGTTGATGGAGACATTGTTATTTCAGACTCTTTTGCTATTTTGATG TATTTGGAAGAAAAGTATCCACAGAATCCCTTGTTGCCGAAGGATCCTAAGTTAAAGGCTAtaaattttcag GCTGCGAATATTGTTTCTGCAAACATACAGCCTCTACAAAATACAGCTATTCTT AAATATATTGAAGACAAAGTTGGTCCTAATGAGAAAGTTCCATGGGGCCAGACTCATATAAAAAAAGGCTTTGCTG CATTGGAGAAGCTACTGAAAAGTTATGCTGGAAAGTATGCCATTGGTGATGAAATTTATCTG GCTGATCTATTTCTAGTGCCCCAAATCCATGCAGCAATCAACATATTCAATGTGGATATG AATGAATATCCCCTTCTATCTCGTATATACGAGGCGTGCAAAGAGGTACCTGCTATTCAAAATGCTATGCCGGAGAAACAGCCTGATACACCAGCTGAAGCAAGAGCTTGA